Part of the Candidatus Eisenbacteria bacterium genome, CTGAACGGCGCGCGGGAGCCCGGTCCCGCCGAGCCCCACCGGCACGGTGAGTCCCGGAATCCCGGCGAGATTCGCTCCAATCGTGAAGATGTCGCTCAGATACATCGCGAGCGGGTCGTCGACCTTCTCGCCGAGCCGGAACGCCTGGGTCGGCGCGGTCGGCAGCAGCAGGAAGTCACAGCGCACGAATGCCTCGTCGAATTCGCGGCGGATGCGGGTGCGCGCCCGCTGCGCCTTGAGATAGAAGGCGTCGTAGTAGCCGGCCGACAGCGCGTAGGTGCCGAGCAGGATGCGACGCTGCACTTCCGGCCCGAAGCCGCGGCTGCGCGTGCGCCGGTAGAGTGCGCCGATGTCGTCGGCATCGACGCGCAGGCCATATCGCACGCCGTCGAAGCGCGCGAGATTCGAGCTCGCCTCGGCGGTGGCGACCAGATAGTAGGCCGCGACGCCGACCTCGCCGGGCAGGAACTCGAGCGGCACGCGAATCGCCCCCGCTCGCTCGAGCCATGCGGCCGCTTCTTCGAGTCCCGCGACCACTTCGGGCTCGCAGCCCTGCTTCCACAGATTCGCCGGCCATCCGAATCGCAATCCGGAGACCCCGGAGTCCCAGCCCGACACGTCGGGTGCAGGACCCGGGCGCGAGGTGGCATCGTAGGGATCGCCGCCGGCCACGACCGAATACGCGAGCGCCACGTCGCCTGCGTGTCGCGCGAAGATGCCGACCTGATCGAGCGAGGATCCGAACGCGACCAATCCGTAGCGCGACAGCCGGCCGTAGGTCGGCTTGAGGCCGTAGACGCCGCAGAACGCTGCGGGCTGTCGCACCGATCCGCCGGTGTCGGAGCCGAACGCGAGCGGCACCAGGCCGTAGGCGACCGCGGCCGCTGAACCACCGCTCGAGCCGCCCGGAACACGGCTCAGGTCGTACGGATTGCGCGTCGGACCGTAGGCGCTGAACTCGGTCGAAGATCCCATCGCGAACTCATCCATGTTCGCCTTGCCGGCCAACGACGAGCCGGCCTCCCGCAGACGCCTGACCACCGTCGCGTCATAGGGCGAGCGATAGCCGGCCAGAATGCGCGAGCCGCAGGTGGTGTCGTAGTCGGTGGTGCAGAGGTTGTCCTTGAGCACCACCGGCACTCCCGCGAGCGGCCCGACGGGACGTGCGCTCGCCGTGGCGAGGCGACGTGTTTCGCGATCGGCATGCACGATCGCGTGCACCTCGGGCTCCCACTGTGCGGCGGGGCCATCCCAGCCCGCTTCGAGCGCCGCCTCGGCGGCGAGTTCCCCGCTCGTGACGCGCTCGACGAGCCGCGCGGCCGATCCTCGCCAGCTCGGTTCGCTCACGGATTCACGTTTTCGACGATCGGCGGCACCAGGAAGAAGCCGTTCTCGCTCGCCGGAGCCGCCGCGGTCGCCCGCGATGGATCGAGCTGACGGTCCGCATCCGGCACGTCCGCGCGCAAACCGGCGCCGGCGGGCGCAAACGTCGAGGGCTCGCAGCCCGACAGGTCGAGGCGATCGAGCGTCGCGACGAATGCGAGCACCGCAGTGAGCTCGGTCGTCATGCGTTCGATGCCCTCGGCGGGAATCTCGAGCCGCGCGAGCTCGGCGATGCGTTCGACCTCAGTCCGCGTGATGGACATCGCCGCCTCCGGTGAGGAATCGCCCGAACACCTTCTTGATCTGGGTGCCGAATCGAACCGTGTACTTGGCTTCCGGACCCTCCCCTTCGGCGGCCATCACCACGCCACGTCCGAACAACTCATGAAAGACCTCGCGC contains:
- the gatC gene encoding Asp-tRNA(Asn)/Glu-tRNA(Gln) amidotransferase subunit GatC; the protein is MSITRTEVERIAELARLEIPAEGIERMTTELTAVLAFVATLDRLDLSGCEPSTFAPAGAGLRADVPDADRQLDPSRATAAAPASENGFFLVPPIVENVNP
- the gatA gene encoding Asp-tRNA(Asn)/Glu-tRNA(Gln) amidotransferase subunit GatA, with product MSEPSWRGSAARLVERVTSGELAAEAALEAGWDGPAAQWEPEVHAIVHADRETRRLATASARPVGPLAGVPVVLKDNLCTTDYDTTCGSRILAGYRSPYDATVVRRLREAGSSLAGKANMDEFAMGSSTEFSAYGPTRNPYDLSRVPGGSSGGSAAAVAYGLVPLAFGSDTGGSVRQPAAFCGVYGLKPTYGRLSRYGLVAFGSSLDQVGIFARHAGDVALAYSVVAGGDPYDATSRPGPAPDVSGWDSGVSGLRFGWPANLWKQGCEPEVVAGLEEAAAWLERAGAIRVPLEFLPGEVGVAAYYLVATAEASSNLARFDGVRYGLRVDADDIGALYRRTRSRGFGPEVQRRILLGTYALSAGYYDAFYLKAQRARTRIRREFDEAFVRCDFLLLPTAPTQAFRLGEKVDDPLAMYLSDIFTIGANLAGIPGLTVPVGLGGTGLPRAVQLLGPADAEPTLLRAGRALEVRGERARLERRHETEFAWPTKR